A window of Scylla paramamosain isolate STU-SP2022 chromosome 36, ASM3559412v1, whole genome shotgun sequence genomic DNA:
CCCAGGTCACTGCATGCCTCAGGGCTGCAGTGAGGTGCTGGTCCCACAGCTGATAACTTGGGGCCAAGAGACATTCAcatagagacagagacacaaggAACCACAGGTGTTTCACAGAGGAAGGGCTCTGCTGTGTGGAGAAGTGAGTCTCCAGGTGCTGGTATAGGCTCTGGTACTGGCTCTGAGAGAAGCCCTGAGCTTCCCATtgcctcttcacctcctctacCAAACATgtgctgcctcttcctcctgctgctgctgcctccccACCACTCTCTGAGGGATGAAAGAGGTAACTGAAGCAGACTGTGTCCTCTTGCTGGATCACTTTGAGGAGCAGACAGTGCAGGGTGGAGACAACTCTGAACCACTTCACCCCAGACAAGTGACACAAGAATGCCTCAACTTTGTCCATCTCCTGCCGGACAGACGCCTCCCTGAGGGCCATCAGTCCAGTTGATATGGCAAGTTCTGCATTCCCAGTGGCGGCGTACACCTGCGCTGACACAAAGAGGGAGCCAGAATCAGTGCGGCGGGACAGGGTGCGGGCAGCTGCCTCCAGTTGGCCAGTGCTCAGCTGCAGCAAGGCAGCCAGGTCCATGTTGCCATCGTAGATAGCCGAGTTGACCCAGCGACCCACCACCTTTTCCAGCTGGTCCTGGCTGAACCCAAGGCGAGTCTTGACTATGGCCAGTGCTTCCCTGAAGTGTCTGTGCTGCAGCAGCATGTCAATGGCTTCCTCCACCTTGTGAATGTTCAGTAGATATGAGGCAGCTGTGACTGCATCTCCCTCTGCCAGCAGCTGTTCTGCATATGCTTCACAGGCCACCTCCCACAGCTTCATGGATACCTGAGGAGCTGATGCAACGAGGAAAGGAGTCAGCTTCTTCTGCTTGGCTGCcagatgtatgtgtgtgccaaGGGAGCCCCGCCAGCAGTGCATCAGGCTGGCGTGGCTCGTGTTGCCCTTTGACTCATGGGTCTCAATCTCTGCGGCCAAGAGAGCGTCCACCTGCTGTGGCTGGCCGTGCATCTGCATGACGTACAGGAAGTCCTCGGGAGGAGCCATCTCTGAGTCCTTCTCCAACAGGAAGCTGTATTTTTCTGTGGTGTCAACAACAATGGGTCGGGCATCCACCACCTTGGCCAGCTCCTTTTCTTGGGCTTCATCTCCCTCCAAATCCTCTAAGTCATCTTCTAGTGTCTCACTGTCCTTTCCTGCTGCTCCTTTCTGCTGGGAAGAGTCACGCTCTTGCTTTGCTTCCTCCACAGCCAGCAAGGACAGAAGCAGCAGGTGGTGGAAGGTCTTCTTGCGGGAACACACTTTATGAAGCTTAGGGAAGAAGGATTTGACAGCTGCCTTCTTCCCACTGTCGCTGGAACTCTTCTTTGTGCTGTCACTCACACTTGtggccttggtggtggtggtggtgatggtgacggtggcaGTGGTATTCGCCTCAATCTGCACAGACACTGCACTCTCTGTGAGGAATGTGAAAACAGATGCATGTGTTGTAATGCAGGCTGGTTTTCTTACTGAAGAtacattcctctttcttttcctctgcatGTCAATACATACACACTTCTTAGTCAGCTATTATCCATTATTATTTGCACTCTTATCCATTCAACCTATGAATTTCTAATCAATTTTTCTGCAGGTATTAACTCCTTGCATCCTCAAGTGTTCTTAAAACCTGATTTAATATTCCTGCACTATGGtataaacaaaagacaaaaccTAAGTGCTAATCTTCAGAAGGCATACTTGTTACAAAAGGCCATGGACTAGTCTCCCTGAGTGTTGTGACCCATCCCTGCAtcaatacattaaaaaaaaacagccacaaCAAACTAGGAGCTGACACTCAGAGGAGAGGCACCCTCAAAAGTTACACTAAGGTAAGGAGTGTTCAAGCATTTatcctgcctcctctctctcatgtcctgAGTTACACAGCTGCCTAGCCTCTACACCATCACTAAGGTTTAAGAGTCACTAAAGTCCGGCATGTTCAAGCACTCACCTTGCTTACTTTCACTTGTGTCCTGAGGAGCTGCTGTTGTTTCCTCCCCGGCAGCCACTCCTGGCTCCTTCTTGGCCCGGTATTCCTTCAGGACAGCTGAAACATTTAGGGTTTTCTCATAATCTCAAGCTTCTGACTCACTATGGAGTGATGCAAGGCAGAAAACACTAGTCATAAATATATCTGCAAAAAACACCAGAATCTGAAGATGAACAAACAGTAAAATGGGTGAATCTTTATGATCCCTTATCAAAAACCTCAAGCATCTGACTCCCTATGGAATaatgacaagagagaaaaaaagcactATTCATAAATATATCCACACAAAacagcatacatacatacacacatacaccaacatacaccacatacacatacaccacATACATTCACATTCATTCACTCTCAGCCCTTTGGACCCCTCCTGCTCTCATTTTACTAGGATCAGCCGCACTGCTTGGACAGAGGACATGCACAAgcaaccagcagcagcactcaCCATTACTCTCTGCTGGGGTCTTGCAGGTGAGCTTTGAAGGCCGCCAGCAGTGCAAAGCGTTCTCCTCAGCAGCACTAAATAAGAGGTCTGGGTCAGAGGGACTGAATTCAACGCGAAACACTCTGGCTGAATGTCCTCCATAGTTGCCAAGCATGGAACCTGCAGATGAACACAGTTGTTGGAACACCTCACATGGTTAGCCATTTAGTTACAACAGAGAAAAGTGGACAAAATGTTGCATAATCTAAATTTCTGATGTTTTATttcctgactgactgaattTATTTAGTAAGCATTGGTCAAGTTTATTTTATACACATACAAGTTACAATATGAATAAAGCTAACTCACACAAGGATAGCCAGCATAAATGTTCTATAACTTATTTCCAGGCAGACTCAGAAAAGCAACTGCCATCTTCTCCAGTACAGATCACCTCTACACACTGGCTGCCTGTCATCTTACCACTGTCAGTATCCCAGAGCTGAACAGTGTCTGATGTTTAATGCCAAGCAGAAACTATTGGAAAAGCAACTGTTGTCTTTTAGCACAGATTAAGTCTATAAGCTGCCTGTCATCTTACCATTGTCAGTGTCCCAGAGCTGAATGGTGTGGTCATAGGAAGCTGAGGCAAGGACCGACGGCTTGTGTGGTGACCAGGAGAGCCACACCACCCTTGCCTCGTGTCCACTCAGCACTCGTGTGGCCTGAGTCACCAGCACCTCAAGACTGTGGTCGTCTGGACTCTTGTCTGGGTTAATCAAAACAAATCACTGGTGAAGTCAATGATGTATGAATATTGAGGTTTAAGATATATATGAGCACAAGAATAACATATAAAGAGGTATATTATCCTATAGTCCCTTCACATTAGTTTCACTTTGTATATTGCAGTCTAAAATTCCACAACCCCAAAaccatatggagagagagaactttcctttccttttccagttttttgtttttctctgtaGTTAATCTATCTCTATACCAGACCAGCAATCCCACATAGGGTGGCccaaacaaagcaccacacactcacacacacatcattcagaCAAAGGAGAACATTGTAGTcaacaagaagacaaaaataaaagacaaaccCTGTAGCCCTTTCAGGAAGTTGTCCAGACAGAACAGTTGGATGTCATTTTCATTGGAGGCCACAGCAAGAGTGTAGCTGGGGCCGGAATCTGCTTTGGGTTTCCACAGGAGGTGCTGCACAGCCTTCTTCACAACCACCACTGTGGCCAGCTGTTCCAGGTCTTGCCGGCGGTAAATCAACACCTGGCTGCAGGACGTGCGttagtgtgttagtgtgttcAAGATGCAGAGATGTAGTATTTGCCAAGTACTGTGTGTgcagaaagaagaaactaaCACCTGGCTGGGAGATGTGTTAGTGAATCAGTGTGTTTAAGATGCAGGAGTGTTATCAATGAATGGAGAATGAGAGGACAGGGCACACCCCAAGAACTGTGGTGAAAGGCAAGGCTGCACACTTATCTGTCACAGGGAAGGATCCTGTGAGGTGAAGAGGAACTTCTGACGTATATGAAAAAGGAACTGtaatatgaataaagaagagatcCTTACgttaacaaaaagaataaatgactAAAGAATTTCATAATGACTGAAGGAatcaacaagaaaaataaaacaagttgAAAACAGAAGGCATCGATGTCTAACTGTGTGATTGGAAAACTTAATTGTTGCAGGAGAAATGTAATAAGAAATTCATGACCACTACAGAGACAAAACATAAAGCAGCAAAGACAAAGCTGGCACCACTGCACCACCTACCCATCATTGAGTCCCACGGCCAGAAAACTGTAGTCAGGACTGAAGGCAAACTCGGTAACATCCTTAGGGAACTTCTTGTTGTCAGGATCAGGAACCAAATTCTTCAAGCTGAGTGGGTCTGAAAAGAGCAATATTAAAAGTAGCATTTATTTATAAATTAGACTgaacaaagctttcattctaaTCCAAACAaaatttctatctatctaccaatatACCAgactggcaatcccacacagggtgacCCAGATAaaacaccatacacacacacacacacacacacacacacacacacacacacacatcattcactctTAATCCTGTTGGTCCTTagaggaaagggacagtctcatgGACCACCTGACTACACCCCTGGAGCTTGAGTGTAGCACAGCTGGACAAATAACACACAGCTGTTACCCATACACACAAGTATAAATATACCCCTTAACCATAAATCATAAATATTTGTGACTGTAAGAATTGTAGAAAGAAACAACACAGAACTAAATACCTACATTACCCTGAGCCTCATATACATTGGTACAGCATACATATGTACAATATAACAACAGATATTCACAactacaacctaacctaacctgaccaaaatGACCAGTCACGACACACTCAACCCTTACTAGCCAGAGGGGAGGAGACCGACCGCATCACAATCTCCCGGTCTCCGTAAGAATAGGCACACCAGGTCTCTGATATTCCTGTGGGCAGAAATTGAAAAGATTAAatgaagtgggaaaaaaaaggaaaaaaagatgagagattATTTCACTGAAGCCAAATATTCTTGTCTTGTCTCATGCAAGACAGTAAAATGGACCATCCAAAATACATATCAGGTTAAAGACAAAAGAGTAAATATTCTGAGACTAAAAATTATCATTACACTTAAGATATCAAACAATGGGTTGGAGTGTGACGTACCTGACTTGTGTGGGCAGACGGGAGGAGCCCACTCAACCTTGTATGAAGCCTTCTGGTGGTAATATGCAAAGGTGTTCAGGTGACTGTTGGAAATGTTGAGCCATGCCACCTGACCTGCTGCAGTGCCAAACAACAGGTGCCCTTCTTGTTCTGGGTGCCAACACAGCTGCATAAAGATGGTAAAATTGTGTTCAAATTACTGCATTTTATCAAGCTGAAAAGAAtgttaaaaataagaagaaataagggaagctgcaagaagccatcaggcctacacgcggcagtccctgtacgagaCTTACCTActcccacctatcatcctcatccacaaATTACACCACAACTATTAATACTACAACTTTTTGCTTTGTCtctgaataatgtgtgtgtgtgtggtgcattgTCTGGGGCACTGTGTGTGAGATTCCCAGGCTGGTCTGTTGACAGATAGAAGAATGTTGAAAAttacactacttctactactgcaaATGAACGTGCTGGTTTTCATGCAACAAAGAACTGGTGACACTGCATTACCGA
This region includes:
- the LOC135090962 gene encoding gem-associated protein 5-like isoform X2, whose translation is MVGEVLLPPSPNWFFINAQDSRAEDQLLVTATYRSILVQQLNPGKKLPTLLKVIPNQNEKLQFVRLCPRASEPEYGHTVASVCEGSIVRLFNMHTGDAIAEHRHHEGLSVNGICWGSVDKEEVVVTVGGGGRVVVWQPQHSAYQTHTLPQTPELTVVEVNPKDRGQALVAATKEIALVNLKNGWVLTWLKGHDMNIYCLRWYEGEENPFAEEYPTNSRAEAMMEDRSGEERNKTHGWQQNSRGDSNGPFFASSDHGRNIYLWDISAKRYVTKMNVPIMASGYKRPPPVKDKTKLKQHIPLAWYKKGLLSSTVHGELLLWTSQMGKWKYKPLHHLHNRAIYNLLLFGDVVVTSGQDRMLYGYDVAHQAHLFQLSTLGAFATSLTFCPQDASRLAVGSMDNTIRLLKFGSPTPLQTLTVSHNIKGKILSLCWHPEQEGHLLFGTAAGQVAWLNISNSHLNTFAYYHQKASYKVEWAPPVCPHKSGISETWCAYSYGDREIVMRSVSSPLANPLSLKNLVPDPDNKKFPKDVTEFAFSPDYSFLAVGLNDGQVLIYRRQDLEQLATVVVVKKAVQHLLWKPKADSGPSYTLAVASNENDIQLFCLDNFLKGLQDKSPDDHSLEVLVTQATRVLSGHEARVVWLSWSPHKPSVLASASYDHTIQLWDTDNGSMLGNYGGHSARVFRVEFSPSDPDLLFSAAEENALHCWRPSKLTCKTPAESNAVLKEYRAKKEPGVAAGEETTAAPQDTSESKQESAVSVQIEANTTATVTITTTTTKATSVSDSTKKSSSDSGKKAAVKSFFPKLHKVCSRKKTFHHLLLLSLLAVEEAKQERDSSQQKGAAGKDSETLEDDLEDLEGDEAQEKELAKVVDARPIVVDTTEKYSFLLEKDSEMAPPEDFLYVMQMHGQPQQVDALLAAEIETHESKGNTSHASLMHCWRGSLGTHIHLAAKQKKLTPFLVASAPQVSMKLWEVACEAYAEQLLAEGDAVTAASYLLNIHKVEEAIDMLLQHRHFREALAIVKTRLGFSQDQLEKVVGRWVNSAIYDGNMDLAALLQLSTGQLEAAARTLSRRTDSGSLFVSAQVYAATGNAELAISTGLMALREASVRQEMDKVEAFLCHLSGVKWFRVVSTLHCLLLKVIQQEDTVCFSYLFHPSESGGEAAAAGGRGSTCLVEEVKRQWEAQGFSQSQYQSLYQHLETHFSTQQSPSSVKHLWFLVSLSLCECLLAPSYQLWDQHLTAALRHAVTWGKADQLLHLTHALLPRGRDDMALLRSTAPEPQEGEMVPPPSLHVLWQCYQQAEVALLHTYIMGDTCWSDLQKDKYVIDRDTEAVNQEEAQISQAAVHPSDASSASAVGEGVLQPGSECRPTHVTPEGNVPVLCQETEAVISGRDEEASFCFPRSVGSLKTSLSFYLENIDRDPEVFSEMIGVTSSALSTPIVLLQEIVTLLHRKDIFDSADKESFLFGLGAQ
- the LOC135090962 gene encoding gem-associated protein 5-like isoform X3 — its product is MHTGDAIAEHRHHEGLSVNGICWGSVDKEEVVVTVGGGGRVVVWQPQHSAYQTHTLPQTPELTVVEVNPKDRGQALVAATKEIALVNLKNGWVLTWLKGHDMNIYCLRWYEGEENPFAEEYPTNSRAEAMMEDRSGEERNKTHGWQQNSRGDSNGPFFASSDHGRNIYLWDISAKRYVTKMNVPIMASGYKRPPPVKDKTKLKQHIPLAWYKKGLLSSTVHGELLLWTSQMGKWKYKPLHHLHNRAIYNLLLFGDVVVTSGQDRMLYGYDVAHQAHLFQLSTLGAFATSLTFCPQDASRLAVGSMDNTIRLLKFGSPTPLQTLTVSHNIKGKILSLCWHPEQEGHLLFGTAAGQVAWLNISNSHLNTFAYYHQKASYKVEWAPPVCPHKSGISETWCAYSYGDREIVMRSVSSPLANPLSLKNLVPDPDNKKFPKDVTEFAFSPDYSFLAVGLNDGQVLIYRRQDLEQLATVVVVKKAVQHLLWKPKADSGPSYTLAVASNENDIQLFCLDNFLKGLQDKSPDDHSLEVLVTQATRVLSGHEARVVWLSWSPHKPSVLASASYDHTIQLWDTDNGSMLGNYGGHSARVFRVEFSPSDPDLLFSAAEENALHCWRPSKLTCKTPAESNAVLKEYRAKKEPGVAAGEETTAAPQDTSESKQESAVSVQIEANTTATVTITTTTTKATSVSDSTKKSSSDSGKKAAVKSFFPKLHKVCSRKKTFHHLLLLSLLAVEEAKQERDSSQQKGAAGKDSETLEDDLEDLEGDEAQEKELAKVVDARPIVVDTTEKYSFLLEKDSEMAPPEDFLYVMQMHGQPQQVDALLAAEIETHESKGNTSHASLMHCWRGSLGTHIHLAAKQKKLTPFLVASAPQVSMKLWEVACEAYAEQLLAEGDAVTAASYLLNIHKVEEAIDMLLQHRHFREALAIVKTRLGFSQDQLEKVVGRWVNSAIYDGNMDLAALLQLSTGQLEAAARTLSRRTDSGSLFVSAQVYAATGNAELAISTGLMALREASVRQEMDKVEAFLCHLSGVKWFRVVSTLHCLLLKVIQQEDTVCFSYLFHPSESGGEAAAAGGRGSTCLVEEVKRQWEAQGFSQSQYQSLYQHLETHFSTQQSPSSVKHLWFLVSLSLCECLLAPSYQLWDQHLTAALRHAVTWGKADQLLHLTHALLPRGRDDMALLRSTAPEPQEGEMVPPPSLHVLWQCYQQAEVALLHTYIMGDTCWSDLQKDKYVIDRDTEAVNQEEAQISQAAVHPSDASSASAVGEGVLQPGSECRPTHVTPEGNVPVLCQETEAVISGRDEEASFCFPRSVGSLKTSLSFYLENIDRDPEVFSEMIGVTSSALSTPIVLLQEIVTLLHRKDIFDSADKESFLFGLGAQ
- the LOC135090962 gene encoding gem-associated protein 5-like isoform X1 codes for the protein MEVKAQGDLVQCFWDRKEFRSFGALLECSCLCDFDSWIQHEVGEVLLPPSPNWFFINAQDSRAEDQLLVTATYRSILVQQLNPGKKLPTLLKVIPNQNEKLQFVRLCPRASEPEYGHTVASVCEGSIVRLFNMHTGDAIAEHRHHEGLSVNGICWGSVDKEEVVVTVGGGGRVVVWQPQHSAYQTHTLPQTPELTVVEVNPKDRGQALVAATKEIALVNLKNGWVLTWLKGHDMNIYCLRWYEGEENPFAEEYPTNSRAEAMMEDRSGEERNKTHGWQQNSRGDSNGPFFASSDHGRNIYLWDISAKRYVTKMNVPIMASGYKRPPPVKDKTKLKQHIPLAWYKKGLLSSTVHGELLLWTSQMGKWKYKPLHHLHNRAIYNLLLFGDVVVTSGQDRMLYGYDVAHQAHLFQLSTLGAFATSLTFCPQDASRLAVGSMDNTIRLLKFGSPTPLQTLTVSHNIKGKILSLCWHPEQEGHLLFGTAAGQVAWLNISNSHLNTFAYYHQKASYKVEWAPPVCPHKSGISETWCAYSYGDREIVMRSVSSPLANPLSLKNLVPDPDNKKFPKDVTEFAFSPDYSFLAVGLNDGQVLIYRRQDLEQLATVVVVKKAVQHLLWKPKADSGPSYTLAVASNENDIQLFCLDNFLKGLQDKSPDDHSLEVLVTQATRVLSGHEARVVWLSWSPHKPSVLASASYDHTIQLWDTDNGSMLGNYGGHSARVFRVEFSPSDPDLLFSAAEENALHCWRPSKLTCKTPAESNAVLKEYRAKKEPGVAAGEETTAAPQDTSESKQESAVSVQIEANTTATVTITTTTTKATSVSDSTKKSSSDSGKKAAVKSFFPKLHKVCSRKKTFHHLLLLSLLAVEEAKQERDSSQQKGAAGKDSETLEDDLEDLEGDEAQEKELAKVVDARPIVVDTTEKYSFLLEKDSEMAPPEDFLYVMQMHGQPQQVDALLAAEIETHESKGNTSHASLMHCWRGSLGTHIHLAAKQKKLTPFLVASAPQVSMKLWEVACEAYAEQLLAEGDAVTAASYLLNIHKVEEAIDMLLQHRHFREALAIVKTRLGFSQDQLEKVVGRWVNSAIYDGNMDLAALLQLSTGQLEAAARTLSRRTDSGSLFVSAQVYAATGNAELAISTGLMALREASVRQEMDKVEAFLCHLSGVKWFRVVSTLHCLLLKVIQQEDTVCFSYLFHPSESGGEAAAAGGRGSTCLVEEVKRQWEAQGFSQSQYQSLYQHLETHFSTQQSPSSVKHLWFLVSLSLCECLLAPSYQLWDQHLTAALRHAVTWGKADQLLHLTHALLPRGRDDMALLRSTAPEPQEGEMVPPPSLHVLWQCYQQAEVALLHTYIMGDTCWSDLQKDKYVIDRDTEAVNQEEAQISQAAVHPSDASSASAVGEGVLQPGSECRPTHVTPEGNVPVLCQETEAVISGRDEEASFCFPRSVGSLKTSLSFYLENIDRDPEVFSEMIGVTSSALSTPIVLLQEIVTLLHRKDIFDSADKESFLFGLGAQ